A segment of the Sphingopyxis sp. OAS728 genome:
GTGATCACCAGCTCGCCCAACTGACCTTGCTTCTTCGTCTTGAGCGCTTTCGCCTTTTCGGTGAGCGCCTGGAGTTCGGCGGCGAAATCGCGGGGTTTGCGCATCGTCTGTCCTTCCATTTGTGAGTGTAGGACGAACCAGCTATGGTGTGTCGGCGTGCCGTTCAAGTAGCTGAAATCTTGTGAGAAGCTGTGATCCCGAGCGCGATGAAATCGTGTGAGGGCGCGCTTATACGTCGTGCCGACGTGCTCGTTTTGCTGTAAATGGATTGCCCTCATGGCGATCTACCATTTCTCGGCAAAAGTGATTTCGCGGGCTGTCGGCAGCAGCGCGGTCGCCGCCGCGGCCTATCGTTCGGCCGACCGGCTGCACGACGAGCGGCTTGGACGTAGCCATGACTTCTCGAACAAGGCGGGCGTCGTGCATAGCGAAGTGCTGCTGCCTGAGGGGGCGGACGAACGCTGGCAGGATCGCGAACAGCTCTGGAACGAGGTCGAGGCGGCCGAGCTGCGCAAGGATGCACAGCTCGCGCGCGAGATCGAGTTTGCGATCCCGCGCGAGATGACCGAGGGGCAGGGGATCGAACTTGCCCGCGATTTTGTCCAACGCGAGTTCGTTAATCGCGGCATGATCGCCGATCTCAATGTGCACTGGGATATCGGCGCCGATGGGCTCGCCAGGCCGCACGCGCATGTCATGCTGACGATGCGCGAGGTCCGCATCGGCGAGAATGGCAGCGCCGAGTTCGGTGCCAAGGTACGCGACTGGAACCGCACCGAGATGCTGACGCATTGGCGCGAGGCCT
Coding sequences within it:
- a CDS encoding conjugal transfer protein TraD, whose amino-acid sequence is MRAIHLQQNEHVGTTYKRALTRFHRARDHSFSQDFSYLNGTPTHHSWFVLHSQMEGQTMRKPRDFAAELQALTEKAKALKTKKQGQLGELVITTGADGLSIEQLAGALLDAVGSDAARKEAWRKSGAAFFCGDGARARKGVGRNAGGASAIGASPQSASGEAGAA